Proteins from a single region of Geothrix sp. PMB-07:
- a CDS encoding DMT family transporter: protein MRSLKAMAQTDGLLLLVAIIWGFAFVAQRNGMEAIGPFAFGAARFALGALSLIPLLILQRKREARKGVPSPRLSFRQRSLWALGAGTVLFVAASLQQVGLVHTTAGNAGFITCLYVVLVPLAGRFLGRPAGFHIWLGAGLALGGLYILSIGTGLKLAPGDSLELLGAFFWTLHILIIAHVGARIDTLELSIGQFATCATLSFFAALAREPHAFRGLPAAGLPILYGGLLSVGVAYTLQIVAQRRAHPAHASIILSMEALFAAVGGVLLLHEPLSLRLILGGGLMLAGMAASQLAPKKAA, encoded by the coding sequence ATGAGATCTCTGAAAGCCATGGCCCAGACTGACGGCCTGCTGCTCCTGGTGGCCATCATCTGGGGCTTCGCCTTCGTGGCGCAGCGCAACGGCATGGAGGCCATCGGCCCCTTCGCCTTTGGCGCCGCGCGGTTCGCGCTGGGCGCGCTGTCGCTGATTCCGCTGTTGATCCTCCAACGCAAGCGCGAGGCCCGCAAAGGCGTGCCTTCCCCGCGGCTCAGCTTTCGACAGCGAAGCCTCTGGGCCCTGGGGGCCGGCACCGTGCTGTTTGTGGCGGCCTCCCTTCAGCAGGTGGGCCTGGTTCACACCACCGCCGGCAATGCGGGCTTCATCACCTGCCTCTACGTGGTGCTCGTGCCGCTGGCTGGGCGCTTCCTGGGGCGTCCGGCGGGCTTCCATATCTGGCTTGGCGCGGGACTGGCCTTGGGCGGGCTCTACATCCTCAGCATCGGCACGGGCTTGAAACTGGCTCCTGGCGATTCGCTGGAACTGCTGGGCGCCTTCTTCTGGACCCTGCACATCCTGATCATTGCCCACGTGGGAGCGCGCATCGACACCCTGGAACTGTCCATTGGGCAATTCGCCACCTGCGCAACGCTGAGCTTCTTCGCGGCCCTGGCGCGGGAGCCCCATGCCTTCCGGGGCCTGCCTGCAGCTGGCCTTCCAATCCTCTACGGGGGCCTGCTGTCTGTGGGCGTGGCCTACACCCTGCAGATCGTGGCCCAGCGCAGGGCCCACCCGGCCCACGCCTCCATCATCCTTTCCATGGAAGCCCTCTTCGCGGCGGTGGGTGGCGTGCTCCTGCTGCACGAACCCCTGTCCCTGCGCCTGATCCTCGGTGGCGGGCTGATGCTGGCTGGCATGGCGGCTTCTCAGCTGGCGCCCAAGAAGGCGGCCTAG
- a CDS encoding carbon-nitrogen hydrolase family protein: protein MTKSAPLRVAIVQQPPVFLNLEASLARAETLVAEAARADAKLVAFPETWLPGYPVWLDEAPDAARWDHPGAKALYQLLAEQSLQIPGPHVDRLRALAARYRVDLVMGAHERRGGTLYNVMLFLSADGERHALHRKLTPTYTERLIWGQGDGSTLATLDTDHGTLGGLICWEHWMPLARAAMHAKHEVVHVAQWPAVGELHQLASRTYAFEGQCFVLAAGCVLSKADVLDGLASLSQTSGPAFEMLASMPGDAGHLYKNGGSAIIAPDARYLVPPSHEAAILHADLDPSLVTQGHLVLDTAGHYARPDVFQLSVDTRSKEGVTYTA, encoded by the coding sequence ATGACCAAGTCTGCCCCCCTGCGCGTCGCAATCGTTCAACAGCCCCCGGTCTTCCTCAACCTGGAGGCCAGCCTGGCACGGGCCGAGACCCTCGTGGCGGAAGCAGCCCGGGCCGACGCCAAACTCGTCGCCTTTCCCGAAACCTGGCTGCCCGGCTACCCCGTGTGGCTGGATGAGGCACCCGATGCCGCCCGCTGGGACCATCCCGGCGCCAAGGCGCTGTACCAGCTGCTGGCGGAGCAATCCCTGCAGATCCCCGGTCCCCATGTCGACCGGCTGCGAGCCCTGGCCGCCCGGTATCGGGTGGACCTCGTCATGGGCGCCCACGAGCGCCGGGGCGGCACCCTCTACAACGTGATGCTCTTCCTGTCCGCCGACGGGGAGCGCCACGCGCTGCACCGCAAGCTCACGCCCACCTACACGGAGCGTCTCATCTGGGGCCAGGGCGATGGCAGCACCCTGGCCACCCTCGACACGGACCATGGCACCCTGGGCGGGCTCATCTGCTGGGAGCACTGGATGCCCCTGGCCCGCGCCGCCATGCACGCCAAGCACGAGGTGGTGCACGTGGCCCAGTGGCCCGCCGTGGGCGAGTTGCACCAGCTGGCAAGCCGTACCTACGCCTTCGAGGGCCAGTGCTTCGTGCTGGCGGCGGGCTGCGTCCTCAGCAAGGCGGATGTGCTCGATGGCCTGGCCAGTCTCAGCCAGACGTCAGGCCCCGCCTTCGAGATGCTGGCCAGCATGCCCGGGGATGCCGGGCACCTCTACAAGAACGGCGGCAGTGCCATCATCGCCCCGGATGCCAGGTACCTGGTGCCCCCCAGCCATGAAGCCGCCATCCTCCATGCGGATCTGGATCCCAGCCTCGTGACGCAGGGGCACCTGGTGCTGGACACCGCCGGACACTACGCCCGCCCCGATGTGTTCCAACTTAGTGTGGATACCCGATCCAAGGAGGGCGTGACTTACACCGCATAG
- a CDS encoding nuclear transport factor 2 family protein, which yields MAGKELDASGIETFLRAWLEAWNRHDLEGVLQSMAEEVVFEHWNGRVVRGKAALVKAWGPWFEAHGDFRFDLKALCVDQVRQAFSFEWSLDWPVPPGDRPEVREVRHGIDHIQLREGLVVAKRSYIRTVPRFGGSTHGE from the coding sequence ATGGCCGGCAAGGAGCTTGACGCCAGCGGCATCGAAACCTTCCTGCGTGCCTGGCTGGAGGCCTGGAACCGCCATGATCTGGAGGGCGTGCTGCAGAGCATGGCCGAGGAGGTGGTGTTCGAGCACTGGAATGGCCGCGTGGTACGGGGCAAGGCGGCCTTGGTCAAGGCGTGGGGGCCCTGGTTCGAGGCGCACGGGGACTTCCGCTTCGACCTGAAGGCGCTTTGCGTGGATCAGGTTCGTCAGGCCTTCAGCTTCGAGTGGTCCCTGGATTGGCCCGTGCCGCCGGGGGATCGGCCCGAGGTGCGTGAAGTGCGGCATGGCATCGACCACATCCAGTTGCGCGAGGGCCTGGTCGTCGCCAAGCGGAGCTACATCCGCACCGTGCCGCGGTTCGGCGGTTCCACTCACGGGGAATGA
- a CDS encoding methyl-accepting chemotaxis protein — protein sequence MGFFRSKVAGAEAVDFPPPSQGNPPETLNGPLAAFLRIQAGVLEEAVREQGLKLQQAEGLMGEAVRGFGEALQELDVLARDQYELAMELHRVLEVSLEGQTETQSVEAFATTIRGTLDLFVQAMMEIGKSSFQLVDEMEGIRGRSASMSGSLGELAEVATRTHMLALNASIEAAHARKYGAGFSVVAGEVQKLADRSGRISDQISAQVRETEEVLSRASAQASLIASNDFNEIIRSKQLAETMVTAISQSEIRAQALVARMEDIGKAVTAQVGRSIQALQFEDMVRQILQRVGVGSGQLAVLAAKLQALANEVDRGELPLVDLLTQAAVEFEAFGVNAHNSVQAASMDSGDVELF from the coding sequence GTGGGATTTTTCCGGAGCAAGGTGGCAGGGGCAGAGGCCGTGGACTTCCCGCCGCCATCCCAGGGCAATCCGCCAGAGACGCTGAACGGGCCCCTTGCGGCCTTTCTGAGAATTCAGGCAGGGGTGCTTGAGGAGGCTGTTCGGGAGCAGGGTCTCAAACTCCAGCAAGCCGAAGGGTTGATGGGAGAGGCCGTCCGGGGCTTTGGGGAAGCCCTTCAAGAGCTGGATGTCCTCGCCCGCGATCAGTACGAGCTGGCCATGGAGCTTCACCGCGTGCTGGAGGTGAGCCTGGAAGGCCAGACGGAAACCCAATCCGTGGAGGCTTTCGCCACGACCATTCGGGGCACGCTGGATCTTTTCGTGCAGGCGATGATGGAGATCGGCAAATCCAGTTTCCAGCTGGTGGATGAAATGGAAGGCATCCGGGGGCGTTCCGCCTCCATGAGCGGGTCGCTGGGCGAACTGGCAGAAGTGGCCACCCGCACCCACATGCTGGCGCTCAACGCCAGCATTGAAGCGGCCCACGCCCGGAAGTACGGCGCGGGGTTTTCGGTGGTGGCCGGCGAGGTGCAGAAGCTGGCTGACCGCAGCGGGCGGATCAGCGATCAGATCTCCGCACAGGTGCGGGAAACCGAGGAGGTCCTGAGCCGCGCCTCGGCCCAGGCCAGTCTCATCGCTTCCAATGATTTCAACGAGATCATCCGGTCCAAGCAGTTGGCTGAAACCATGGTGACCGCCATCAGCCAGAGTGAGATCCGAGCCCAGGCCCTGGTGGCCCGCATGGAAGACATTGGCAAGGCGGTGACGGCCCAAGTGGGGCGCTCCATCCAGGCCCTGCAATTTGAGGACATGGTGCGCCAGATCCTGCAGCGCGTGGGGGTGGGGTCGGGGCAGCTGGCGGTGCTTGCAGCGAAGCTTCAAGCCCTCGCCAACGAAGTGGACCGGGGCGAGCTGCCACTGGTGGATCTCCTCACCCAGGCCGCGGTGGAGTTCGAGGCTTTTGGGGTGAATGCCCACAACTCCGTGCAAGCCGCATCCATGGATTCAGGCGACGTCGAATTGTTCTGA
- a CDS encoding DUF1003 domain-containing protein, translated as MAADAALLADLPLFAALRPEELDLLAQAVDLRRLQPGETLFKAGDPGEAMYIVVSGEIEISVVDRAGQKIVLTGRHRGDVFGELAMLDEGTRTATATAIIPTDLLELDRADLLLLVTRKPEAALHLLGAMGAMTRKADLLLRTRVARNVQDEIDDQRSLLERLTDWIAAFSGSMTFLLINAGWFAVWIYLNVSGRASFDPYPFGFLTMVVSLEAIILSILVLLAQNRQAAKDHIRDDVEYEINVKAELEIAHLHEKVEELSDDFRQRLDRMEALLRTSAEKRP; from the coding sequence ATGGCCGCCGATGCCGCCCTGTTGGCTGACCTTCCCCTGTTCGCAGCCCTGAGGCCCGAGGAACTGGACCTCCTGGCCCAGGCAGTGGATCTGCGGCGCCTCCAACCCGGCGAGACCCTCTTCAAGGCGGGGGATCCCGGCGAGGCCATGTACATCGTGGTTTCCGGCGAAATCGAAATCTCAGTCGTGGACCGGGCCGGGCAGAAGATCGTGCTCACGGGACGCCACCGCGGCGATGTCTTCGGCGAACTGGCCATGCTGGATGAGGGCACCCGTACGGCCACGGCCACGGCCATCATCCCCACGGACCTGCTGGAATTGGACCGTGCGGACCTGCTGCTGCTGGTCACCCGGAAACCCGAAGCAGCCCTGCACCTGCTGGGGGCCATGGGCGCCATGACCCGCAAAGCCGATCTGCTGCTGCGCACCCGCGTGGCCCGCAACGTGCAGGATGAGATCGACGACCAACGCTCACTGCTGGAGCGACTCACCGACTGGATCGCCGCCTTTTCGGGCAGCATGACTTTCCTGCTCATCAATGCGGGCTGGTTCGCGGTGTGGATCTACCTCAACGTGAGCGGCCGGGCCTCGTTCGATCCCTATCCCTTCGGATTCCTCACCATGGTGGTGTCACTGGAGGCCATCATCCTGTCGATCCTCGTGCTGCTGGCCCAGAACCGGCAGGCGGCCAAAGACCACATCCGCGATGATGTGGAATACGAAATCAACGTGAAGGCCGAGCTGGAAATCGCCCACCTGCACGAAAAGGTGGAGGAACTCTCCGATGATTTCCGGCAACGGCTGGACCGCATGGAGGCGCTGCTGCGCACCTCAGCGGAGAAGCGCCCCTAG
- a CDS encoding STAS domain-containing protein, protein MDYKTVVDAGCATVFLDGRLAYGVYPEFRAATLAALDHPSTTRIQLDMSGVTFLDSSVLGMILYFRQRAQAAQKELAIVRPSAQVDEVLKIVNFSKLVPILS, encoded by the coding sequence ATGGATTACAAGACTGTGGTGGATGCAGGCTGCGCCACCGTTTTCCTCGACGGACGGTTGGCCTATGGTGTCTACCCCGAATTCCGGGCCGCCACCCTCGCCGCGCTCGATCACCCTTCCACCACACGCATCCAGCTTGATATGTCCGGCGTGACCTTTCTGGATTCCAGCGTGTTGGGGATGATCCTCTACTTCAGGCAGAGGGCGCAGGCGGCTCAAAAGGAACTGGCCATTGTCCGGCCCTCGGCCCAGGTGGATGAAGTGCTCAAGATCGTGAACTTCAGCAAGCTGGTGCCCATTCTTTCCTGA
- a CDS encoding 2-oxoacid:acceptor oxidoreductase family protein, with the protein MSKTSVIYDKFERHAQGQGLKGHATHYCPGCGHGLAHKFLAEAIDALGIQDRTVAVSPVGCSVFLYYYFDVGNTQAAHGRAPVVALGHKFANPESVVISYQGDGDLASIGLAETVATAQLGAPITVIFINNAIYGMTGGQMAPTTLMGQQSSTSPAGRDQYNGQPMKMAEMIAGLDGPVYVERVALFDAKQRIKAKKAIQKALKLQVEGRGYSFIEVLAECPTHLKMSPEETEKWVKECMEPIYPLGVKKDITVEPWFDRKAPCFKGEKILSLTGATTEHPERFCKGFPTQLDLNDVSLKLAGSGGDGAQTAAMLIARAAISEGFDATHIPSYGPESRGGTSYADVHVAETEVLNPGSPDPQILLAFNAPSLAKFGPTVRKGGYVIYDSSVVTEAPVLDPSIKVFPVPFTGIATDLGKAVVKNIVALGALQAATNIFPKETFLSAIGVALKDKCALIPLNEEAFAWGVKSVEALNN; encoded by the coding sequence ATGAGCAAGACCAGCGTCATTTACGACAAGTTCGAGCGCCATGCCCAGGGTCAGGGCCTGAAGGGCCACGCCACCCACTACTGCCCCGGCTGCGGCCACGGCCTCGCCCACAAGTTCCTGGCCGAAGCCATCGACGCCCTGGGCATCCAGGACCGCACGGTGGCCGTGAGCCCCGTGGGCTGCTCCGTGTTCCTCTACTACTACTTTGATGTGGGCAACACACAGGCCGCCCACGGTCGCGCGCCCGTGGTGGCCCTGGGCCACAAGTTCGCCAACCCCGAGAGCGTGGTCATCAGCTACCAGGGTGACGGCGATCTGGCCTCCATCGGCCTGGCCGAAACCGTCGCCACGGCCCAGCTCGGCGCCCCCATCACCGTCATCTTCATCAACAACGCCATCTACGGCATGACCGGCGGCCAGATGGCCCCGACCACCCTGATGGGCCAGCAGAGCTCCACCAGCCCCGCGGGCCGCGACCAGTACAACGGCCAGCCCATGAAGATGGCCGAGATGATCGCCGGCCTCGACGGCCCCGTCTACGTGGAGCGGGTGGCCCTCTTCGACGCCAAGCAGCGCATCAAGGCCAAGAAGGCCATCCAGAAGGCCCTCAAGCTGCAGGTGGAAGGCCGCGGCTACTCCTTCATCGAGGTGCTGGCCGAGTGCCCCACCCACCTGAAGATGAGCCCAGAGGAAACCGAGAAGTGGGTCAAGGAATGCATGGAGCCCATCTATCCCCTCGGCGTGAAGAAGGACATCACCGTCGAGCCCTGGTTCGACCGCAAGGCCCCCTGCTTCAAGGGCGAGAAGATCCTCTCCCTCACCGGCGCCACCACCGAGCACCCCGAGCGCTTCTGCAAGGGCTTCCCCACCCAGCTCGACCTGAATGACGTCTCCCTGAAGCTGGCCGGTTCCGGCGGCGACGGCGCCCAGACCGCCGCCATGCTCATCGCCCGCGCCGCCATCAGCGAAGGCTTCGACGCCACCCACATCCCCAGCTACGGCCCCGAAAGCCGCGGCGGCACGTCCTACGCCGACGTGCATGTGGCGGAGACGGAAGTGCTGAATCCCGGTTCGCCCGATCCCCAGATCCTGCTGGCCTTCAACGCCCCCAGCCTGGCCAAGTTCGGCCCGACCGTGCGCAAGGGCGGCTACGTGATCTACGACAGCTCCGTGGTCACCGAAGCCCCCGTGCTCGATCCCAGCATCAAGGTCTTCCCCGTGCCCTTCACCGGCATCGCCACCGACCTGGGCAAGGCCGTGGTGAAGAACATCGTGGCCCTGGGCGCCCTCCAGGCCGCCACGAACATCTTCCCCAAGGAGACCTTCCTCAGCGCCATCGGCGTGGCCCTGAAGGACAAGTGCGCCCTGATCCCTCTCAACGAAGAAGCCTTCGCCTGGGGCGTCAAGTCGGTGGAAGCGCTCAACAACTGA
- a CDS encoding NAD(+)/NADH kinase, translating to MPQRLILVAKVKSPHLGSTLREVMPLFLDRGWSVTGEPGLEEAWRLARLDPARLAIDLDLGMAEDRADLCLVLGGDGTLLYAARRVGQRGTPILGINLGSLGFLTAHPVSGAKLAVEAFLAGTLVPDVRPLLEVELWRQGLLLARQNVLNDAVLAKGALARIMDMRLSIGDQQAGPIKADGLIVSTPTGSTAYALSAGGPIMHPSLEAFVIAPICPHTLTLRPSVVPAAMPITITLMDAEDAHLTLDGQVGHRVVPGDEVRLRQAQTRITLLQRPGLDFFALLQQKLHWGDR from the coding sequence ATGCCCCAGCGATTGATTCTCGTGGCCAAGGTCAAATCCCCGCACCTGGGTTCCACCCTGCGCGAAGTCATGCCCCTGTTCCTGGACCGGGGCTGGAGCGTCACTGGAGAACCGGGCCTGGAAGAGGCCTGGCGGCTGGCCCGGCTGGACCCCGCGCGGCTGGCCATCGACCTGGACCTGGGCATGGCCGAGGACCGGGCCGATCTCTGCCTGGTGCTGGGCGGTGACGGCACGCTGCTCTACGCCGCCCGCCGGGTGGGCCAGCGGGGCACGCCGATTCTGGGCATCAACCTGGGCTCCCTGGGCTTTCTCACGGCCCATCCCGTTTCCGGGGCCAAGCTGGCCGTGGAGGCCTTTCTGGCGGGCACCCTCGTGCCCGATGTGCGGCCCCTGCTCGAAGTGGAACTGTGGCGCCAGGGCCTGCTGCTGGCCCGCCAGAACGTGCTCAATGATGCGGTCCTGGCCAAGGGCGCCCTGGCCCGCATCATGGACATGCGGCTGTCCATCGGCGATCAGCAGGCCGGTCCCATCAAGGCCGATGGGCTCATCGTCTCCACGCCCACGGGATCGACCGCCTACGCCCTGTCCGCAGGCGGCCCCATCATGCATCCCAGCCTGGAGGCCTTCGTCATCGCCCCCATCTGCCCACACACGCTCACCCTGCGCCCCTCGGTGGTGCCTGCGGCCATGCCCATCACCATCACCCTCATGGATGCCGAGGATGCCCATCTGACGCTGGACGGCCAGGTGGGACATCGCGTGGTGCCCGGGGACGAGGTGAGGCTGCGCCAGGCGCAAACCCGCATCACGCTGCTGCAGAGACCGGGCCTGGATTTCTTCGCCCTGCTCCAGCAGAAGTTGCACTGGGGTGATCGCTGA
- the vorB gene encoding 3-methyl-2-oxobutanoate dehydrogenase subunit VorB, producing MALKERPKPFLLPDFCKGCGRCLDACAKDCITLSDQINPTTGLIPVELDLANCNACGMCMDACPEPYGLRPTHEGEIQEFELEDPAQLFGVKPSDAPEPTDIPNEVLPLPRTEPLVIKGTYASAVGAILAGCRHVYGYPITPSTEGAELMAKFLPKLDGTFIQAVSEVAAVNMMYGTAGAGLPTMTFTSSPGFSLMLEGVSYMIGAELPGVFVDVMRGGPGLGNIAPEQSDIKLACHGLGHGNTQAITLAPSTPQEMLDLTILAFELTFKYRSPVVLLGDGYLGQMTGKVQLPETMIKPGIPKWAVYGDAMHRKNLISSIFLTETELEAHNHHLNRKYEAMQVEARSESFLCDDAEVVLIACNTPARTAKGAVQDLRNQGIKAGLFRPITLWPFPVEDLKKAIKNAKRIVVVEASAGQLEDEVRLALSKAGVRQFPELENVRRMGGVLPQQTEIMTRVLGQKEVLA from the coding sequence ATGGCCCTCAAAGAACGACCGAAACCGTTCCTTCTCCCAGATTTTTGCAAGGGCTGCGGCCGTTGCCTCGACGCCTGCGCCAAGGACTGCATCACGCTCAGCGATCAGATCAATCCCACGACGGGTCTGATTCCCGTGGAGCTGGATCTGGCCAATTGCAATGCCTGTGGCATGTGCATGGACGCCTGCCCTGAGCCCTACGGTCTGCGCCCCACCCACGAGGGCGAGATCCAGGAGTTCGAGCTGGAGGATCCCGCCCAGCTCTTCGGCGTGAAGCCCAGCGATGCGCCCGAGCCCACGGACATCCCCAACGAAGTGCTGCCCCTGCCCCGCACGGAGCCCCTGGTCATCAAGGGCACGTACGCTTCGGCCGTGGGCGCCATCCTCGCGGGCTGCCGCCACGTCTACGGCTACCCCATCACGCCTTCCACCGAGGGCGCCGAGCTCATGGCCAAGTTCCTGCCCAAGCTCGACGGCACCTTCATCCAGGCCGTCTCTGAAGTGGCCGCGGTGAACATGATGTACGGCACCGCCGGCGCCGGTCTGCCCACCATGACCTTCACCTCCTCGCCAGGCTTCAGCCTCATGCTGGAAGGCGTCTCCTACATGATCGGCGCGGAACTGCCCGGCGTGTTCGTGGACGTCATGCGCGGCGGCCCCGGCCTGGGCAACATTGCGCCCGAGCAGTCCGACATCAAGCTGGCCTGCCACGGCCTCGGCCACGGCAACACCCAGGCCATCACCCTGGCGCCCTCCACGCCCCAGGAAATGCTGGACCTCACCATCCTGGCCTTCGAGCTGACCTTCAAGTACCGCAGCCCCGTGGTCCTGCTGGGCGACGGCTACCTGGGCCAGATGACGGGCAAGGTGCAGCTGCCCGAGACCATGATCAAGCCCGGCATCCCCAAGTGGGCGGTCTACGGCGACGCCATGCACCGCAAGAACCTCATCTCCTCGATCTTCCTCACGGAAACCGAGCTCGAGGCCCACAACCACCACCTCAACCGCAAGTACGAGGCCATGCAGGTGGAGGCCCGTTCCGAATCCTTCCTCTGCGACGACGCCGAAGTCGTGCTCATCGCCTGCAACACGCCCGCCCGCACCGCCAAGGGCGCCGTGCAGGATCTGCGCAACCAGGGCATCAAGGCCGGCCTCTTCCGCCCCATCACCCTCTGGCCCTTCCCCGTGGAAGACCTCAAGAAGGCCATCAAGAACGCCAAGCGCATCGTGGTGGTCGAAGCCAGCGCCGGGCAGCTGGAGGATGAAGTCCGCCTCGCCCTCAGCAAGGCCGGTGTCCGTCAGTTCCCCGAACTCGAGAACGTCCGCCGCATGGGCGGTGTGCTGCCCCAGCAGACCGAAATCATGACCCGGGTCCTGGGCCAGAAGGAGGTGCTCGCATGA
- a CDS encoding response regulator, with amino-acid sequence MTAAPLNAAHGLKILVVDDDPITRRLVRAALEMDGFEVILARDGKEGLAFFQAQAPDLVLTDYSMPGMSGAEFTQRIRALSAEGQTRTTVPVVVFTGHGEVEVLKDCLEAGAEDFLIKPFTIPELRIRIRATAELVAAHASQAAREAEERDEIAVVKHVLNRLLEPGKASLPRGFVMETLATRRINGDICTYRAGAPGIHFGMVCDPMGHGLMAGISGIPTLDVFNALAARNFPLLSILEEINEKLIHLLPLGRFSCAVLFRMDWHTREFFVINAAMPDAFVLRGDGAVVKFPSTGIPLGIQKDLGAPAVGRVRMAPGDCFFACSDGLTDIVDEAQILDTFRSGGLEGFTGRLRALVEQRIGNLDLADDVSWCLWPFEPDWAVPAASEQRTTPEVLEGRTLDLCLRFHPNVPAYQEMGSTLVGFLGRHGVSRSMAQNLALLLSETIINAVDHGVLQLDSALKEVDFERYDLERRSRLKACGHEALELQVSLHIRPDGVCSHLLARMADPGRGFDWRQYLADMADTPDKLSGRGLLLLKALGQDLTFNEAGNEVCFSLHALDG; translated from the coding sequence ATGACGGCTGCCCCTCTCAATGCTGCGCATGGCCTGAAGATCCTCGTGGTGGATGACGATCCCATCACGCGCAGGCTTGTCCGGGCGGCCCTGGAAATGGATGGGTTCGAGGTGATCCTGGCCCGGGACGGCAAAGAAGGGTTGGCGTTCTTCCAGGCCCAGGCTCCTGATCTGGTCTTGACCGACTACTCGATGCCGGGAATGAGCGGCGCCGAGTTTACGCAGAGAATCCGCGCCTTGTCGGCCGAGGGCCAGACGCGGACCACCGTCCCCGTGGTGGTTTTCACGGGGCATGGCGAGGTGGAGGTGCTGAAGGATTGCCTGGAAGCCGGGGCCGAGGATTTCCTCATCAAACCCTTCACCATCCCGGAACTGCGCATCCGCATCCGGGCCACGGCGGAGCTGGTGGCGGCCCATGCGAGCCAGGCCGCGCGTGAGGCCGAAGAACGTGATGAAATCGCCGTGGTCAAGCATGTGTTGAACCGGCTGCTGGAGCCAGGGAAAGCATCACTGCCGCGGGGCTTTGTGATGGAGACCCTGGCCACCCGCCGCATCAATGGAGATATCTGCACCTACCGGGCGGGTGCGCCCGGCATCCATTTCGGCATGGTCTGCGATCCCATGGGACACGGGCTGATGGCGGGCATCTCCGGCATTCCGACCTTGGATGTGTTCAACGCGCTGGCGGCCAGGAATTTCCCGCTTCTGAGCATCCTTGAGGAAATCAACGAGAAGCTGATCCACCTGCTTCCCCTGGGGCGGTTCTCGTGCGCCGTTCTCTTCCGCATGGACTGGCATACGAGAGAGTTCTTCGTGATCAACGCGGCCATGCCCGATGCCTTTGTGCTCCGTGGCGATGGCGCTGTGGTGAAATTCCCTTCCACGGGCATCCCTCTGGGCATCCAGAAGGATCTTGGCGCACCCGCGGTGGGGCGGGTCCGGATGGCCCCTGGCGACTGCTTCTTTGCCTGCAGCGATGGCCTCACCGACATCGTGGACGAAGCGCAGATCCTGGATACCTTCCGGTCCGGCGGGCTCGAAGGGTTCACCGGCCGCCTGCGCGCCCTGGTGGAACAGAGGATCGGGAACCTCGATCTTGCCGACGACGTGAGCTGGTGCCTTTGGCCCTTTGAACCCGATTGGGCTGTTCCCGCTGCATCCGAGCAGAGAACGACCCCTGAGGTTCTTGAGGGACGGACCTTGGATCTGTGCTTGCGCTTCCACCCCAACGTACCGGCCTACCAGGAGATGGGCTCGACGCTGGTGGGCTTCCTGGGGCGCCATGGCGTTTCCAGGAGCATGGCCCAGAACCTGGCCTTGCTGCTGTCGGAAACCATCATCAATGCCGTGGATCACGGCGTGCTTCAACTGGATTCCGCTCTCAAGGAAGTGGATTTCGAGCGCTACGACCTGGAGCGCAGGTCCCGCCTGAAGGCTTGTGGCCATGAGGCGCTTGAGCTCCAGGTTAGCCTGCACATCCGGCCCGATGGGGTCTGCTCCCACCTGCTGGCACGCATGGCGGATCCAGGCCGGGGTTTCGATTGGCGCCAGTACCTTGCCGACATGGCGGACACCCCGGACAAGCTTTCAGGCCGGGGGCTGCTGCTGCTCAAGGCCCTGGGCCAGGATCTCACCTTCAACGAGGCGGGCAATGAAGTCTGCTTCAGCCTCCATGCCCTCGATGGGTGA